Proteins from a single region of Xiphias gladius isolate SHS-SW01 ecotype Sanya breed wild chromosome 2, ASM1685928v1, whole genome shotgun sequence:
- the LOC120801764 gene encoding peroxisomal succinyl-coenzyme A thioesterase-like has translation MSQTVPPILSVLPIRALVDEKFKVLVENLPPGSPVTIRSLHHSEDRDYWEAYGHFISDHRGTVSVSEDLSFGGTYAGREPMGLLWSMRPVPGSRKGLRLRKMNVCTPMLINISVYSGHEGFREQAPLASVLTERWYKAPGVQRIEIRQKGVRGTLFIPPGPGPFPGLLDMWGGGGGLLEYRSALLASRGYAALALEYFAPGELQSAELEFNYFEKAFNIVKDHPQVMPDRVGIFGLSLGSIVAMYLAAESTLIKPRCCVCVSCSNSYMRGKSLSGVQNEIAKNSDKLRVDENNHQIWRDMGLAVIRDPSNKVDVGEINCPILLVNGNDDQNWPTLEVAEDIAQRMRAAGKEHLLTRLAYPNTGHLIEPPFSPHFRATNFIVNSTREKVILLWGGQTKPHSDAQEDSWKKILSFLQQHLYCSPRPKAQL, from the exons ATGTCCCAGACCGTCCCTCCGATTCTCTCCGTTCTCCCCATTCGGGCTCTGGTGGATGAGAAGTTCAAGGTGTTGGTGGAGAACCTTCCCCCGGGATCTCCGGTAACGATCCGCTCCCTCCACCACTCCGAGGACCGGGACTACTGGGAGGCCTACGGACACTTCATCAGTGATCACAGAGGAACGGTGTCCG TTTCAGAGGATTTGAGTTTCGGGGGCACGTACGCAGGACGAGAACCCATGGGCTTGCTGTGGAGCATGCGCCCTGTCCCAGGCAGCCGCAAAGGCCTCAG GTTAAGAAAGATGAACGTCTGCACCCCCATGCTGATCAACATCTCGGTCTACAGTGGACACGAGGGCTTCAGGGAGCAGGCTCCTCTGGCCTCGGTGCTGACAGAGAGATGGTACAAGGCCCCGGGGGTCCAGCGGATCGAGATCAGACAGAAAGGAGTGCGGGGGACCCTGTTCATACCTCCAG GTCCAGGACCCTTCCCCGGGCTGCTGGACATGTGGGGAGGTGGTGGAGGGCTTTTGGAGTACCGCTCTGCCTTGCTGGCGTCCCGGGGTTATGCTGCCCTGGCGCTGGAGTACTTCGCCCCTGGTGAGCTGCAGTCGGCAGAGCTGGAGTTCAACTATTTTGAg AAAGCATTCAACATCGTCAAGGACCATCCTCAAGTGATGCCAGACAGAGTTGGAATTTTTGGTCTTTCCCTTGGCTCCATCGTGGCCATGTACTTGGCAGCTGAGAGCACTCTTATCAAA CCtcgttgttgtgtttgtgtcagctgCAGCAACTCTTACATGCGCGGGAAGAGCTTAAGTGGAGTCCAAAATGAGATTGCCAA GAATTCTGACAAGTTGCGTGTGGACGAGAACAACCATCAGATATGGCGAGATATGGGTCTAGCAGTTATTAGGGATCCCTCAAATAAAGTGGAC GTGGGGGAAATAAACTGTCCAATATTGCTGGTGAACGGCAATGATGATCAGAACTGGCCTACGCTGGAGGTGGCTGAGGAT ATCGCTCAGAGGATGCGTGCGGCAGGTAAGGAGCACCTGCTGACCAGATTGGCGTACCCTAACACTGGACATTTGATCGAGCCGCCCTTCTCGCCCCACTTCAGAGCTACTAACTTCATAGTAAACAGCACGAGAGAGAAAG TGATACTGCTGTGGGGAGGACAAACCAAACCCCATTCGGACGCTCAGGAGGACTCCTGGAAGAAGATTTTGAGTTTTCTGCAGCAGCATCTGTACTGCAGTCCACGTCCCAAAGCACAGTTGTGA